The Natranaeroarchaeum aerophilus DNA window CGTGCCAGTCGGCGAGAGTTCGAGCCGGGCGTCGGCTGGCCCGGGATGTGGATCGTCACCTTCCTGTTCGATCTCTTTGGTTTGGCCCTGATACAGCACGCCCACGTCGGAGACGCCAGCGATCGAGAGCTGGTCCGGATCGAGCGGTCGTCCCGAGAGCGCATCGGCAATCTCCTGGATGACTGCGTCGGGATCGGCGGTCGAATCGACCGTTCTCGTCAGTTCTGCGAGCGTCTCCTCGTCGAGGCGCTCCTCGAAATCGATGTCCAGGTGGACGTTCAGGAGGTACACACGGAGGCCAGCGACGTCATCCTCGGGGACATCCACGATGGGGTCGACGTCCGGCTCGACGACCGAGCGAAGTTGCTGGTGGTAATCTCCGAAGTGGACCTCGAACACTCGCGGCGACAACTGGGCGACGGCAGAGGCGACGACGACCAGCCACTCCGGGAGCTGCCGAGGCTCGATCGTCGGATAGCCGCGCTCGCGGAACACGTAGTACTTCGCGTATCGGCGGGCCTGTTCGTTATATTCGTTCTCTTGGGGCGTTCGGTCGGCAGCCTTGTCCGCGTACGCGTCGCATTGGTGGATATATATTTCACCGTGGGTATCCATTTCAATCCCGTGCTCCGCGCCATTATTGTCGACAACTCGGATACCAATTCGTGTCTCTCCCTGATCTGTGGTTCGCACGCCATCGATGGTTCCGGACACGCTCATCGGTAATCCTCCGCGGAGTATTTGCCCTCGTGATCGGAGACCTCAGCACCGAGCATGCTGAGAATCTGATCCAGCAGTTCTTCCTTGCCGGCCTTTTTAAACGCCGTGCGGAGCAGTTGGGGATCGACCTCTTTGTACAAGGCCTTGTATCCCTGAACGAGTCCGTAGGCGGCAGTCGACAGCCCGACGGCGGCCCCTGCGGTCTGGGGGTCTTGCATGCCGGCTTCGAGCAACCCCGCCTGGACGAGCACCTGGGCGGCTGCCGTCAACGAGCCACCGGCGGCGGCAGCTTTCAGCACACTCCAGAGATTGATCGTCTCCGACTCGTCGGCTTCCTCGACGAACTCGTCGTCGAAGCCATCCTCGTCGAAGCCATCCAGCGTTGCCTGCTTGTCCGCCCGCTGGATGTGCATCTCCGCCCCCATCCGGTTGACGACCAGCGGTTCCTCGCCCGAGAGCGCCTTCGCTGCGGCCTCATCCGCTTCACGCTCTAGCTGCGGGTCAGGATCGATCTGCAGGCCGCCCTCCTTGGGCATCATGCTGATCGCCGCACCGCCAGTCTGTTGCTTGACGTGTGCGAGTTCGTGGGCTAGCAGGTACTGTCCCTCGGGCGACTCCGGATTATACTCGCCGGAGTTAAAGGCGATCTTGTTCCCGCACGTGAACGCGCGGGCGTCGATCGCCTCGCACGCTTTGGTCGCGTCCGCGCCCGTGTGGATGCGCACGTCCGAGAAATCCGCATCCATCCGGTCCTCGAGCGAGCGCTGAATGGAGCTCTCGAGGCGCATGCCTTCACCGCCGACGACGTCGAGGGCGGGTTCCGGGATGTCTTCGGGGTCCGAAGTTGTTCCTTCGGTGGCCCGCTGGATGCGTAGCTCGTGCAGCCCACTCGCAGGTGTGTCTTTCTCGATGGGCGTCAGCGTCGGCAGCGTCGACAGACCAGCGGTAGTGATCACGGGCAATCGTACTTGATTCGTGAAGCGGTTACTGAACTCGAATATCTATGACGGACGTTCAGTAGTCGGTGACGGTGTCCCAGTCGATTGACGCCTCGTGATCGTGGATGTCCTGCAAGATGTCCATCCCTTGATATCGGACGGTCTCGACCGTCAGACCCGGGCCGGTCACCTGGACCGGCTCCGGTGGCGTCAACCCCATCCGAATGTAGCAATCGCGCACCTGACAGACGAGGTGGTGGATGAGGAACTCCTTGAACTCCGCGAGCGTCTCACAGTCGTTCGGGATGACCTGCAGGATGGCGTCTGCCGTCCCCTCCACGTCGGCTTCCTCGCCGCGACGTTCGTTGATGCCGTCGTGATAGAGCCAGACGGTGTGAACACCGGAGACGTCCTGGATGAGCCGGTCGGTATCGAACGAGTCGAGAAGTTCCGGCACGTCGTGTTCTTCGGCGACCGACCGGATCGCCTCGAACCCGTTCTGTGTGGCGGCCACCGAGCCACCATCGGTCGCCAACTGTTCGACATCGTCGAGATACTCGAGAATGGTCGCATCCTCGTCGCCGACGGCGTCGACCAGCGCCTGCTGGTCGTCCCGATCAAGGCCGAGGTAGACGTCCTGATTGTACTGGACGGATGCGCCAGCCGGTATCTCCTCCGGCAGGTCGAAGACCGGCTCGAGGTCGGTGTGGTGGCTTGCAGCCTGCTGGTGGAGGGTGCTGAAGTACTCGCCTAGTTGTTCGGGTGAGAGATCCGCCAGCACCAGCATCGTCATCGCTACCCGGTCCGGGTGGATTCCCTCCTCGACGGTGTCGTAACCCCGCGTCGCCGCGGCGTAGTACTGCGCGTACGCCCGGGCGTTATTCGTGTGGAGGTTCTCCGAGTTTGTTCGTTCAACTGGATCGTCCGGGTAGCCGTCTTGCTCGTGGTATTCGATCTGACCGCCTTGTTTCTCTAACGTCAAGTTGTGCTCAATACCTTTGTTGTCAACGACATCAACTGCGATGTACTGCTCGTCTTCTGTAGGAATTGTTGCCTCCATGGCTACCTCCCACCCGCAAGTGGGTCCTCACCCGCGACAGACCTATCGAATTCGAGTTTCTCTGCGAGTTTGCTCACGAACTCGCCGCGACTCGAGAGTTCGTCGGCAACGGCTCCCGCCGACGGCGCACCATAGCCCATGCCCTTCTTGGCCCCTTCGGTCATCATGGTGACTGCGCCAGCGCCGAGCGCACCAACGGCAAGCGCCGGGAGTGTCCCACTGGCGGTGCCAGCTGCCAGACCGAGCGAACCAATCGTAGCCGCTCCAAGCCCACCAATCGCCAAGTCACCGTGTTCCTTGGCCGTGTTCGCCGCCGCCTGGGCGCCCCGGCGGCCCTGATTTCCAAGGATGCGGGCGACGTTGCCAGCGCCTTCCTTCGTACTGCTGAGCTTGTCTTTGAGGGCGTTCCAGCCGTTCCGAAGTTTCCCTGGTTCCTGGGACTCCGAGGAGTCGGTTGAATCCTGCTGATTCTCCAGTGCCGTGACGCGCTCGGTAAGTTCCTTGACGGTCTCGGTCAGATCACCGTCGCCACCTCCAGTTGGAAGTTTGTCCCGAATGGACATCCGCTGGATGTGCACGTCGGCACCCATCCGATTGACCACCAGCGGTTCCTCACCCGACAGGGCCTGCGCTGCGGCCTCGTCGGCCTCGCGCTCTAACTGCGGGTCAGGATCGATCTGCAGGCCGCCCTCCTTGGGCATCATGCTGATCGCCGCGACGCCGGTCTGCTGTTTGACGTGCGCTAACTCGTGCGCGAGCAGGTACTGTCCCTCGGGCGACTCCGGATTATACTCGCCGGAATTGAACGCGATCTTGTTCCCACACGTGAACGCGCGGGCGTCGATGGCCTCGCACGCTTTGGTCGCGTCCGCGCCCGTGTGGATGCGGACGTCCGAGAAGTCCGCATCCATCCGGTCCTCGAGCGAGCGCTGAATGGAGCTCTCGAGGCGCATGCCTTCACCGCCGACGACGTCGAGGACGGGTTCCGGGATGTCTTCGGGGTCCGAAGTTGTTCCTTCGGTCGCCCGCTGGAT harbors:
- a CDS encoding eCIS core domain-containing protein → MITTAGLSTLPTLTPIEKDTPASGLHELRIQRATEGTTSDPEDIPEPALDVVGGEGMRLESSIQRSLEDRMDADFSDVRIHTGADATKACEAIDARAFTCGNKIAFNSGEYNPESPEGQYLLAHELAHVKQQTGGAAISMMPKEGGLQIDPDPQLEREADEAAAKALSGEEPLVVNRMGAEMHIQRADKQATLDGFDEDGFDDEFVEEADESETINLWSVLKAAAAGGSLTAAAQVLVQAGLLEAGMQDPQTAGAAVGLSTAAYGLVQGYKALYKEVDPQLLRTAFKKAGKEELLDQILSMLGAEVSDHEGKYSAEDYR
- a CDS encoding eCIS core domain-containing protein → MEDHRIQRATEGTTSDPEDIPEPVLDVVGGEGMRLESSIQRSLEDRMDADFSDVRIHTGADATKACEAIDARAFTCGNKIAFNSGEYNPESPEGQYLLAHELAHVKQQTGVAAISMMPKEGGLQIDPDPQLEREADEAAAQALSGEEPLVVNRMGADVHIQRMSIRDKLPTGGGDGDLTETVKELTERVTALENQQDSTDSSESQEPGKLRNGWNALKDKLSSTKEGAGNVARILGNQGRRGAQAAANTAKEHGDLAIGGLGAATIGSLGLAAGTASGTLPALAVGALGAGAVTMMTEGAKKGMGYGAPSAGAVADELSSRGEFVSKLAEKLEFDRSVAGEDPLAGGR